The window GGCGGATCAGCTGGCTGATCAAAGAAAGACTAGCATCTGCTGCTTTTAAACGTACGCCGTTGGGATATATGATCTCCATATCCTGCTGCTGACTGGAAGCACAGGCTTCTACTTTTACAAAGCTGCCAGCAGGCTGCAACTGGTGATGATCCCTGTACTTGCACGCCCAGTAATTGAATTTAGCATACGCTATGCCCACTTCCTGGCTATACTGTTTCTGGGTTTTACCACTTCGATGGCAATCCTTCACCAACTCAAACATCTTCTCTGTTAATTCCATAGCTTTATTGTTTAGCACAAAGCTATGCCGCAATTAACTCCCTGTAAATATGTACTTGGTCGGGCGGATACGTCTATACGCATAGAAGCCAGATTGCGGCAGCGGCCGACCGGCACACTCCGCTTCGCTGCGTTCGCAAGGACTGAACTGCTAATAAAAACGGCCTCTGGAAATCTCCAGAGGCCGTTTTTATTAGCAAGCTATATTTTTCAAAAATTTGGGATGAATCATGTACATCAGCTATAGCGGTAGGACGTGGCTTGGTAAAAAGTTCACATATCTCCTTCTACCATCTCATCCTTCAGGGCATCCGGTACGGCCAGGTATGCATGCTGAAACGCAGGGTCAGGCTCTGTTGAAAAACTTAACCAGCAGGTTGGTGGCGGTGGTGCCGCTTTGCTTTTCGCCTTTGATGATGGAGTTGAACAGGGCCCTATCTTCCGTACTGCTTTCTGTAAGAAAATCTATCTGGTCTTTTGGCAAATTCTTGTACCCCATGTGCCATGATGGAAATGCACGCTCTTTTAGAGGCCCATAGCTTAAGAGTACAGCATTTTTATGGCGTGGATCTTCCTTGATCAGGTCGTACAGTTTTATAATCTCTTTATCACCCTCCAGGTATTGAATAAAATGGTCATCAGAATGTAACAACACACCAGTTATGTCTTTGGATGAATTGTTGCGCTTACAGGAATCCAGTATTTTCTGAATTTCAATCTCGGTACATTGTGGATTACGCTGGCTTTTGTACACAAGCTGATAAAGAAATTTCATATCGGAGGAAAGTTTAGGTTTTTATTATGTTTAAATAATTGTTTCAAAAATATAACATCGTTCTTCAGCTTACAAGCTGGCGTAATATAAACCCTGCTTCTGTCTGGAGGCAATATCATGGCAAATTGTTTATAAATAGCTTTATAGATAGCCGTCGAAAGGTTTATAGCATTAAAGGATATGGACTGCTGATTAACGTTTGTCTAAATTGCATATTTATATATTAAACAATAGCATGTAATATATTTTCCTCCTATAGGGATGCCTTTATGTTGTCAGCTCCGGGAGGG of the Flammeovirgaceae bacterium 311 genome contains:
- a CDS encoding bluf domain protein, with the protein product MKFLYQLVYKSQRNPQCTEIEIQKILDSCKRNNSSKDITGVLLHSDDHFIQYLEGDKEIIKLYDLIKEDPRHKNAVLLSYGPLKERAFPSWHMGYKNLPKDQIDFLTESSTEDRALFNSIIKGEKQSGTTATNLLVKFFNRA